The segment AAGTTCTGACCTAAGAAGTGAGAAGTACCGGCCTGCAGTGCTTTTCCATCCTGCATCATCGCTTCGATGGTATATGTATCCAAAGCACCGGCAAAGCGTTCGCTCTCTGATTTCACACCACGGATCACCGGCATTGCCATGTAATTCTCGGCAAAATCAGCATAAACACCCTGCATCTTCTTAGCTTCTGCTTCTGCTTCTTCACGGGTTGCATGAGCTGTGTGACCTTCCTGCCACAAGAACTCAGCCGTACGCAGGAACAGACGGGTACGCATTTCCCAACGCATCACATTGGCCCACTGGTTGCACAGAATAGGCAGATCACGATAAGACTGAATCCAGTTACGATAAGTATTCCAGATAATTGTTTCTGATGTCGGACGGATAATCAGTTCTTCTTCCAGCTTGGCTTCCGGATCCACTACTACGCCTGTACCATCGTGGTTGGTTTTCAGACGATAGTGAGTAACCACCGCACATTCTTTAGCGAAACCTTCTACATGTTCGGCCTCCTTACTCAAAAAAGATTTCGGGATCAGCAACGGGAAATAAGCATTCACATGTCCTGTTTCTTTGAATTTATCATCCAGAATACGCTGCATCTTCTCCCAGATTGCATATCCGTAAGGCTTGATGACCATACATCCGCGCACAGCAGAGTTTTCAGCCAGATCAGCCTTGATTACCAAATCCTGATACCACTGTGAATAGTTTTCACTCCTCGGAGTCAGTTCTTTCAGTTCTTTTGCCATTGTATATTCTATTTATTGTATTATTCTTGTCATTCAGCTTGCAAAGGTATAAAATATATTGCAGAATCCATGCCTGCAGACTTAGCTTTTGCGTAACAACCGTTCTTATCCTGACAAAATGCGAAAAGGCACAAACAAACGGCACTGTGTGCCACCGTCTGTTTGTGCCTCCTTTTATATATTTTTTATAATTTGTTTTCCTAAAAAGAGATGTTTATAATTCACGAATCCAGATATTCCGGAAGCTGATCGGTTCGCTTGGATCGCCGTGGCTCTGCAGCAGGATCGGGCCTGCGCCATGTGCTTTTACCTGTGGGAAACCTATCCATTCTGTTGTTCCCAATATGGTTGTATTATTCTGTAAAACGACACCGTTCTGGATGATGGTTACAGTCGGATGTGTCCGGTAACTGCCATCTTTTTTGAACGTCGGTGCATTATAGATGATATCGTACACATTCCATTCACCCGGTTTACGCATGGCATTAACTAATGGAGCCGTCTGCTTATAGATGCTACCGGTCTGACCATTTA is part of the Parabacteroides sp. AD58 genome and harbors:
- the proS gene encoding proline--tRNA ligase: MAKELKELTPRSENYSQWYQDLVIKADLAENSAVRGCMVIKPYGYAIWEKMQRILDDKFKETGHVNAYFPLLIPKSFLSKEAEHVEGFAKECAVVTHYRLKTNHDGTGVVVDPEAKLEEELIIRPTSETIIWNTYRNWIQSYRDLPILCNQWANVMRWEMRTRLFLRTAEFLWQEGHTAHATREEAEAEAKKMQGVYADFAENYMAMPVIRGVKSESERFAGALDTYTIEAMMQDGKALQAGTSHFLGQNFGKAFDVTFVDKEGKTDYAWATSWGVSTRLIGALIMSHSDDNGLVLPPHLAPIQVVIIPIYRSEEQLNQIRQKVDGIVANLKKLGISVKFDDADNRKPGWKFANYELKGVPVRLAMGGRDLENNTIEVMRRDTLEKETVSCDGIETYVQNLLEEIQKNIFLKALKRREERTITVDTYDEFKEKIEQGYFIMAHWDGTPETEERVKNETKATIRCLPLNGDMTPGKCMVTGKPSARRVLFARAY